One segment of Tindallia magadiensis DNA contains the following:
- a CDS encoding DnaJ C-terminal domain-containing protein, with the protein MKYKDYYKILGIGKEASRSEIKKAYRQLAKKYHPDKHPNNQEMEKRFKEINEAYEVLGDEEKRKKFDQLDRYHGFQNGTDIDPNQFGFEFSGAGFKNKNHQNNSDFSDFFNLFFQGGDFGEFHKNDFFSGAGYYSPKSDQEPVDIEAELEISLEEAYNGKEKQFTLFYGNEEKTLSVKIPQGITSGERVRLRNQGKSSDAGRRKGDLILTIVVKDDRHRKLEGLNLHQIVYISPWEAAFGAEILVNSLSGNVRVKVPPGSQSGKKLKLSKQGYKNRAGVKGDLIIELMIRNPEVLTMKERELYKQLQDVSQYNPRK; encoded by the coding sequence ATGAAATACAAAGATTATTATAAAATATTAGGCATCGGTAAAGAAGCATCACGATCGGAAATTAAAAAAGCATATCGACAACTTGCTAAAAAATATCATCCGGATAAACATCCAAATAATCAAGAAATGGAGAAAAGATTTAAAGAAATAAATGAAGCCTATGAAGTTCTTGGTGATGAAGAAAAACGCAAAAAATTTGATCAGTTAGATCGTTATCATGGGTTTCAAAATGGTACTGATATTGATCCTAACCAATTTGGATTCGAATTCTCAGGTGCTGGGTTTAAAAACAAAAATCATCAAAATAATAGTGATTTCAGTGATTTTTTCAATCTTTTCTTTCAAGGTGGAGACTTTGGCGAGTTTCATAAAAATGATTTTTTTAGTGGAGCAGGTTATTACTCTCCAAAATCTGATCAAGAGCCAGTTGATATAGAGGCTGAGTTGGAAATTTCTCTAGAGGAAGCTTATAACGGGAAAGAAAAACAGTTTACTCTTTTTTATGGGAATGAAGAAAAAACCTTATCTGTAAAAATTCCTCAAGGGATAACATCTGGTGAACGAGTGAGGTTGAGAAATCAAGGGAAAAGCAGTGATGCGGGACGTCGAAAGGGAGACTTGATACTAACGATAGTAGTTAAAGATGACAGGCATAGGAAATTGGAAGGGTTAAATCTTCATCAAATTGTTTATATTTCGCCATGGGAGGCGGCTTTTGGTGCTGAAATACTGGTTAACTCTTTATCGGGCAATGTCAGGGTTAAAGTTCCACCGGGAAGTCAGTCTGGAAAAAAGCTTAAACTCTCAAAGCAAGGATATAAAAATAGGGCTGGCGTAAAAGGAGATTTAATTATTGAATTGATGATTAGAAACCCAGAAGTGTTAACGATGAAGGAAAGAGAATTGTACAAGCAATTACAAGACGTTTCTCAATATAATCCAAGAAAATAG